The following proteins come from a genomic window of Ilumatobacter coccineus YM16-304:
- a CDS encoding flavin-containing monooxygenase has protein sequence MGNGTVLQHVDVLIVGAGLSGIGMACHLTRECPGKTYAIVEARHDLGGTWDLFKYPGIRSDSDMYTLGYDFKPWKSDLSIADGPSIKAYVTETAEEYDVMRHISFARKVIGASWDSDTSTWTATLDHLDGDGTSTGETSTITCNWLQMCSGYYSYTNPHRPDFPGEDDFRGRIEHPQQWPDDLQSRADLEGKKIVIIGSGATAVTLLPSLAEQGAHVTMLQRSPTWIFPAPNKNPIVSGLRKVLPETVAYKAIRKLNSARTEMIYNQSRKNPEKVKAAINKEIKKALGDEFPMDPHFAPSYNPWDQRLCLSPDADIFEAIKAGNATVVTDHIDTFTETGIRLVSGDHLDADIIVTATGLELLALGGVTPNVDGEQIDLADTFTYKGFMYSGVPNLGTTFGYINASWTLRADLIAHYICRLLNKMTENGSTRAVPVVTDPDMPRRPYVDDFPAGYMQRNINSYPKQSDRDPWTASQSYKYDRKVLLGPDVDVDDGVMEFSTPVAAATPVNA, from the coding sequence ATGGGGAATGGAACAGTGTTACAGCATGTCGACGTTCTGATCGTCGGAGCGGGGCTCTCCGGCATCGGAATGGCGTGTCATCTGACGCGAGAGTGCCCGGGCAAGACCTACGCCATCGTCGAGGCGCGCCACGACCTCGGCGGCACCTGGGACCTCTTCAAGTACCCGGGCATCCGTTCCGACTCCGACATGTACACGCTCGGCTACGACTTCAAGCCGTGGAAGAGCGACCTCTCGATCGCCGACGGTCCGTCGATCAAGGCGTACGTCACCGAGACCGCCGAGGAGTACGACGTGATGCGCCACATCTCGTTCGCTCGCAAGGTGATCGGCGCATCGTGGGACTCCGACACGTCGACCTGGACGGCGACCCTCGACCATCTCGACGGCGACGGAACCTCGACCGGCGAGACCTCGACGATCACCTGCAACTGGCTGCAGATGTGCAGTGGCTACTACTCGTACACCAACCCGCACCGCCCCGACTTCCCCGGCGAGGACGACTTCCGGGGCCGCATCGAACATCCTCAGCAGTGGCCCGACGACCTGCAGTCGCGCGCCGACCTCGAGGGCAAGAAGATCGTCATCATCGGCTCGGGCGCAACGGCGGTCACGCTGCTCCCGTCGCTGGCCGAGCAGGGCGCACACGTCACGATGCTGCAGCGTTCGCCGACCTGGATCTTCCCCGCGCCCAACAAGAACCCGATCGTCTCCGGACTCCGCAAAGTGCTCCCCGAGACGGTCGCGTACAAGGCGATCCGCAAGCTCAACTCGGCGCGCACCGAGATGATCTACAACCAGTCACGCAAGAACCCCGAGAAGGTCAAAGCGGCGATCAACAAGGAGATCAAGAAGGCCCTCGGCGACGAGTTCCCGATGGACCCGCACTTCGCCCCGTCGTACAACCCGTGGGATCAGCGCCTCTGTCTCTCACCCGACGCCGACATCTTCGAAGCGATCAAGGCGGGCAACGCCACGGTGGTGACCGATCACATCGACACGTTCACCGAGACCGGGATCCGGTTGGTGAGCGGTGATCACCTCGACGCCGACATCATCGTCACGGCGACCGGCCTCGAACTCCTCGCGCTCGGCGGCGTCACCCCGAACGTCGACGGCGAGCAGATCGACCTGGCCGACACGTTCACCTACAAGGGGTTCATGTACTCCGGCGTGCCGAACCTCGGCACGACCTTCGGCTACATCAACGCGTCGTGGACGCTCCGGGCCGACCTGATCGCCCACTACATCTGTCGTCTGCTCAACAAGATGACCGAGAACGGCTCCACTCGCGCGGTGCCGGTCGTGACCGACCCCGACATGCCGCGCCGGCCGTACGTCGACGACTTCCCGGCCGGGTACATGCAGCGGAACATCAACTCGTATCCGAAGCAGAGCGACCGTGACCCGTGGACCGCGTCGCAGAGCTACAAGTATGACCGCAAGGTCTTGCTCGGGCCCGATGTCGACGTCGACGACGGGGTCATGGAGTTCAGCACGCCGGTCGCCGCCGCGACGCCGGTCAACGCCTGA
- a CDS encoding DNA-3-methyladenine glycosylase I codes for MSGAEPRRCGWPTGDALYLEYHDAEWGRPTTDADLLFEKICLEGFQSGLSWITILRKRENFRAAFADFDIERVARFGEPDVERLLGDAGIIRHRGKIEATINNAQRAIELIEAEGSLVDWIWSWAVTEPDRTDEGGIPATTPQSAALAKELKRRGWKFFGPTTAYAFMQSEGLTNDHEPDCFVHDACEAERVTFLANR; via the coding sequence GTGAGCGGCGCCGAACCGCGCCGTTGCGGCTGGCCGACCGGCGATGCGCTCTACCTCGAGTACCACGACGCCGAATGGGGCCGACCCACCACCGACGCCGACCTCCTGTTCGAGAAGATCTGTCTCGAAGGGTTCCAGTCGGGACTGTCGTGGATCACAATTCTGCGCAAGCGTGAGAACTTCCGCGCGGCGTTCGCCGATTTCGACATCGAGCGGGTGGCCCGGTTCGGCGAGCCGGATGTCGAGCGATTGCTCGGCGACGCGGGCATCATCCGTCATCGCGGCAAGATCGAAGCGACCATCAACAACGCACAACGTGCGATCGAGTTGATCGAGGCGGAGGGGTCACTGGTCGACTGGATCTGGAGTTGGGCGGTGACCGAACCCGATCGCACCGACGAGGGCGGCATCCCGGCCACCACGCCGCAGTCGGCAGCGCTCGCCAAGGAACTGAAGCGGCGCGGCTGGAAGTTCTTCGGCCCCACCACGGCGTACGCGTTCATGCAGTCGGAAGGTCTCACCAACGACCATGAACCCGACTGCTTCGTCCACGACGCCTGCGAAGCCGAACGGGTCACCTTTCTCGCCAACCGCTGA
- a CDS encoding acyl-CoA thioesterase has protein sequence MTAPKIRDVDFRDLMHLEPHGPDTYVGIVACYPWGQRLFGGQVVAQALRAAIHTVDTERRAHSLHSYFIRPGSPDEPIRFEVERLRDGRSFCTRQVVARQSAGAILNLSVSFQVAEDEADVQANSIPDTLPGPTDPSLLDYSWGSLLERKSADASDTRLGYWIRLDTELGDDPDLHLCGLAFMSDAAPSRAGRSLHPDFTNDPSDRFKFIGASLDHSLWFHRPSRADEWHWFDLKSHGLSGGRGLVSGDAITEAGVHAASFTQEVLLRRRRDEKAPEA, from the coding sequence ATGACCGCACCGAAGATCCGCGACGTCGACTTTCGCGACCTCATGCACCTCGAGCCGCACGGCCCCGACACCTACGTCGGCATCGTCGCTTGCTACCCGTGGGGTCAGCGGTTGTTCGGCGGTCAGGTGGTTGCCCAGGCGCTGCGCGCGGCGATCCACACGGTCGACACCGAGCGCCGAGCCCACTCGCTGCACTCCTACTTCATCCGGCCCGGATCTCCCGACGAGCCGATCCGCTTCGAGGTCGAACGGCTGCGTGACGGCCGTTCGTTCTGCACGCGCCAGGTGGTGGCTCGGCAGTCGGCCGGTGCCATCTTGAACCTGTCGGTGTCGTTCCAGGTCGCTGAAGACGAAGCCGACGTGCAGGCCAACTCGATTCCCGACACGCTGCCGGGTCCGACCGACCCGTCGTTGCTCGACTACTCGTGGGGTTCACTGCTCGAACGCAAGTCGGCCGACGCGTCCGACACCCGCCTCGGGTACTGGATCCGCCTCGACACCGAACTGGGCGACGACCCCGATCTGCACCTGTGCGGCCTCGCGTTCATGTCCGACGCGGCCCCGTCGCGAGCCGGGCGGTCGCTGCATCCCGACTTCACCAACGACCCGTCCGATCGCTTCAAGTTCATCGGAGCCAGCCTCGATCACTCCCTCTGGTTCCACCGACCGAGTCGCGCCGACGAGTGGCACTGGTTCGACCTCAAGTCGCACGGTCTGTCGGGAGGACGCGGCCTCGTGAGTGGCGACGCGATCACCGAGGCCGGTGTGCACGCGGCCTCGTTCACCCAGGAGGTGCTGCTGCGTCGTCGGCGTGACGAGAAGGCGCCCGAAGCGTGA
- a CDS encoding alkyl sulfatase dimerization domain-containing protein has protein sequence MDDLLELSAAIIESGDVDKPFNRITNELTEVADGLAVVESFSHSVVVDSGDGLVAFDASHVNTGAAVVEAIGGWRSDPVRQLIYTHGHADHVGGSVHFDAAYGDMNVVGHENVEQRFDRYRDTNAWNVLINARQFGGVRGDFEMGDADEPDFIPKHTLAPTHVVGDHDTIEIGDRTIELHHARGETDDHLWGWMPNEKWLFAGDFVIWNFPNAGNPQKVQRYPIEWAAALRDMASRRPEILLPAHGLPVGGADRIEEMLTTIASTLEKLASDVITMMNAGEVLDTIIHSVRVDPAMLAKPYLRPLYDEPEFVIRNIWRQFGGWWDGAPSRLKPSPDAALAAEIAHLAGGAHRLAQRASELADESDFRMASHLADLAAWAAPDDRSVHGTRAEVYRARRQAETSLMAKGIFAGAMRESAAVADEADGESPTQRQ, from the coding sequence ATGGACGACCTGCTCGAACTCTCGGCCGCGATCATCGAAAGTGGTGACGTCGACAAACCGTTCAATCGCATCACCAACGAACTCACCGAGGTGGCCGACGGCCTCGCGGTGGTCGAGTCGTTCAGCCACAGCGTCGTGGTCGACTCGGGTGACGGGTTGGTGGCCTTCGACGCATCGCACGTCAACACGGGCGCCGCGGTCGTGGAGGCGATCGGTGGGTGGCGCAGCGACCCGGTCCGCCAGTTGATCTACACCCACGGTCACGCCGACCACGTCGGCGGGTCGGTCCACTTCGATGCGGCGTACGGCGACATGAACGTGGTCGGCCACGAGAACGTCGAGCAGCGTTTCGATCGCTATCGCGACACCAACGCCTGGAACGTGCTCATCAACGCTCGCCAGTTCGGCGGTGTCCGCGGCGACTTCGAGATGGGCGACGCCGACGAACCCGACTTCATCCCGAAGCACACCCTCGCGCCCACCCACGTCGTCGGCGATCACGACACGATCGAGATCGGCGACCGGACGATCGAACTGCACCACGCGCGTGGCGAGACCGACGATCACCTGTGGGGATGGATGCCGAACGAGAAGTGGTTGTTCGCCGGTGACTTCGTGATCTGGAACTTCCCCAACGCCGGCAATCCGCAGAAGGTGCAGCGCTATCCGATCGAGTGGGCCGCCGCGCTGCGCGACATGGCCTCGCGTCGACCGGAGATCCTGCTTCCCGCGCACGGCTTGCCGGTCGGAGGCGCCGACCGCATCGAGGAGATGCTCACCACGATCGCGTCGACGCTCGAGAAACTGGCGAGCGATGTCATCACGATGATGAACGCCGGGGAGGTGCTCGACACGATCATCCACTCGGTGCGCGTCGACCCGGCGATGCTCGCCAAGCCGTACCTGCGGCCGCTGTACGACGAGCCCGAGTTCGTCATCCGCAACATCTGGCGCCAGTTCGGTGGCTGGTGGGATGGCGCCCCGAGCCGGTTGAAGCCGTCGCCCGATGCCGCCCTCGCCGCCGAGATCGCACACCTGGCGGGCGGCGCGCACCGTCTCGCTCAGCGAGCGTCGGAACTCGCCGATGAGAGTGACTTCCGGATGGCGTCACACCTGGCCGATCTGGCGGCGTGGGCCGCGCCCGACGACCGAAGTGTGCATGGCACGCGAGCCGAGGTCTACCGAGCGCGTCGACAGGCCGAGACCTCGCTCATGGCCAAAGGCATCTTCGCCGGAGCGATGCGCGAGTCGGCGGCGGTGGCCGACGAGGCGGACGGAGAGTCGCCCACGCAACGACAGTGA
- a CDS encoding choice-of-anchor Q domain-containing protein: MGTLHNHSDDPARTGIQRLRDGLTTSAALGATITVVAGAVLVNGQPVGADPVGGPTEVTSLDDEINGDATTSLREALANAEGNAGPDTITFAPALFAGGPAVIEIGSTLRTFAHDVTITGPGADQLTVRAVDESEEGEDVTAFYFYGDVAVSISNISIEATGSGIEAYGYYDGSMIESVTLSGVDIEARREAVSISTVSGDVTITDSTLTNSEGGNGPIAAIYNAYGNVALTDVDITEAEAPIVGDGFAPFAEPRLGLIVERAASIDLTRVTTDTSYDGVLLRWVDGDVEVSDSEVTSDTGGLAISYAGDVDLTDSTVTKLSDGMYVGRSFGPRRSAAVSIAGAGDIDIDTVSIDGGGVQAHYSSSLDITSSTISDSSTGAIHSVGVPLHLSDSTISNNVALYGTALIEAGGDGRRFPCLDLCLDGAAADAPGLDGPGDYDSVTIINTTISDNDIHEDSTIIRSFERYSGDFLDSADEPYTLSGVQLLHSTIAGNAVADEFPYGPPPLEEPAPAVVEASSVVIDHSIVTDNDGMTLIDPDAGLRLADASGLGDAASLDGGLSPITASHSILPAAYGPVEGTNVFADDPGLGRLTDNGGPTETMLPDLDSPAVDAGAAGVVISIDQRGEDRPSGEASDIGSVERQASSISISADPATVAESDGTVTLTVTRTGDGEGDASVRVSTADGTATAGDDYTALDQVVVLPAGQATTTVDLLIASDDDVEPDETLTVTMSEADNVTIDVASVEVTITDSTTPTTTTPTTVPTSSTPTTTPSTTVPDATTTTTTTPLQINGDNPPPVAGGSESSFTVIIEQGDDEEVGVSAKSSNPGLLEVVSVQRSGQGNAFTRGSAELTEVQYEVRVRAAAGGSGTATVTVTAVGESGTVTQDFEVVVSSQTLPATGSDTTQRTGLIGALLLGFGFVTSLFSRRRRA; encoded by the coding sequence GTGGGCACACTTCACAATCATTCAGACGACCCTGCGCGCACGGGGATCCAACGTCTTCGCGACGGCCTGACCACTTCGGCCGCACTCGGAGCGACGATCACCGTCGTCGCCGGCGCGGTGCTGGTCAACGGACAACCGGTCGGCGCCGACCCGGTCGGTGGACCGACCGAGGTCACGTCGCTCGACGACGAGATCAACGGTGATGCGACCACGTCGCTTCGCGAAGCGCTGGCGAACGCGGAAGGCAACGCAGGGCCCGACACCATCACGTTCGCCCCGGCGCTCTTCGCTGGGGGTCCGGCGGTCATCGAGATCGGATCGACACTGCGCACCTTTGCGCACGACGTCACGATCACCGGTCCGGGCGCCGACCAACTCACGGTCCGAGCCGTCGACGAGAGCGAGGAAGGCGAGGACGTCACCGCGTTCTACTTCTACGGCGACGTCGCCGTGTCGATCTCGAACATCTCGATCGAGGCCACGGGGAGCGGCATCGAGGCGTACGGCTACTACGACGGCTCGATGATCGAGTCGGTCACGCTGAGCGGCGTCGACATCGAGGCCCGCCGAGAAGCGGTGTCGATCTCGACGGTGTCGGGCGATGTCACGATCACCGACTCGACGCTGACCAACAGCGAAGGCGGCAATGGCCCCATCGCGGCCATCTACAACGCCTACGGCAACGTGGCGCTGACCGACGTCGACATCACCGAGGCCGAGGCCCCCATCGTCGGCGACGGGTTCGCACCGTTCGCCGAGCCTCGACTCGGCCTCATCGTCGAACGGGCTGCGTCGATCGACCTCACCCGAGTCACGACCGACACGTCCTACGACGGCGTGTTGCTCCGCTGGGTGGACGGCGACGTCGAGGTCTCCGACAGTGAGGTCACCTCCGACACCGGCGGCCTCGCGATCAGCTACGCCGGCGACGTCGACCTGACCGACAGCACGGTCACGAAGCTGTCCGACGGCATGTATGTGGGACGGTCGTTCGGTCCGCGCCGCAGCGCCGCAGTCAGCATCGCCGGTGCCGGCGACATCGACATCGACACCGTCAGCATCGACGGTGGTGGCGTCCAGGCGCACTACTCCTCGTCGCTCGACATCACCAGCAGCACGATCTCCGATTCGTCGACCGGTGCGATCCACTCGGTCGGGGTCCCCCTCCACCTGAGCGACTCGACGATCAGCAACAACGTCGCTCTGTACGGCACTGCGCTCATCGAAGCCGGCGGCGACGGGCGCCGCTTCCCATGCCTCGACCTCTGCCTCGATGGTGCCGCCGCCGACGCCCCAGGCCTCGACGGGCCAGGCGACTACGACTCCGTCACCATCATCAACACCACGATCAGCGACAACGACATCCACGAGGACAGCACCATCATCCGCAGCTTCGAGCGCTACTCCGGCGACTTCCTCGATTCCGCCGACGAGCCCTACACCCTGAGTGGAGTCCAGCTCCTGCACTCGACGATCGCCGGCAACGCCGTGGCCGACGAGTTCCCGTACGGCCCGCCGCCGCTCGAGGAACCCGCCCCGGCAGTGGTGGAAGCCTCGTCGGTCGTCATCGACCACTCGATCGTCACCGACAACGACGGGATGACCCTGATCGACCCCGACGCCGGCTTGCGGCTCGCCGACGCATCAGGTCTCGGTGACGCAGCCAGCCTCGACGGCGGTCTGTCGCCGATCACCGCCAGCCACTCGATCCTGCCGGCGGCGTACGGACCCGTCGAGGGCACGAACGTCTTCGCCGACGATCCCGGCCTCGGCCGACTGACCGACAACGGCGGTCCGACCGAGACCATGCTGCCCGACCTCGATTCGCCGGCCGTCGACGCCGGCGCTGCCGGGGTCGTGATCTCGATCGATCAGCGCGGCGAGGACCGTCCGTCGGGCGAGGCCAGTGACATCGGATCGGTCGAGCGTCAGGCATCGTCGATCTCGATCAGCGCCGATCCGGCAACGGTCGCCGAATCCGACGGAACCGTCACGCTCACGGTGACGCGCACCGGTGACGGCGAAGGCGATGCGTCGGTCCGTGTCTCGACCGCCGACGGAACGGCGACCGCCGGCGACGACTACACGGCGCTCGACCAGGTCGTCGTGCTGCCGGCCGGACAGGCCACCACCACGGTCGACCTGCTGATCGCCAGCGACGACGACGTCGAACCCGACGAGACGCTCACGGTCACCATGTCGGAGGCCGACAACGTCACCATCGACGTGGCCAGCGTCGAGGTGACGATCACCGACTCGACGACACCGACCACCACCACACCCACGACCGTGCCGACCTCGTCCACGCCCACCACGACGCCGAGCACGACGGTGCCCGACGCCACCACGACCACGACGACCACGCCGCTGCAGATCAACGGCGACAACCCGCCGCCGGTCGCCGGTGGCTCGGAGAGCTCGTTCACGGTGATCATCGAACAGGGCGACGACGAAGAGGTCGGCGTCAGCGCCAAGTCGAGCAACCCTGGGCTCCTCGAGGTCGTCTCGGTCCAGCGGAGCGGCCAGGGCAACGCCTTCACACGCGGATCGGCTGAGCTCACCGAAGTGCAGTACGAGGTGCGAGTCCGGGCGGCCGCCGGCGGCTCGGGAACGGCGACGGTCACGGTGACCGCCGTCGGT